The sequence ATCTTTCTTTTTTCCGTTTTGACAGTGTGCTAAGCTCAGTCTTGTTCTTGTTGGTACGTTTGTTTATATATATCACTATAAATCTGTTAAGAAATTTCTGCATTTTAATATGTCAGATTGAAGTGATAGTTTTATTACCTACATTTATGGCATAGTTTATCTGTATGATATATTTATCCATATAATCGAATTATCAGAATCTAGTAATTTTTGTGCCGTGTGATGTTTGATTTTTGTTATCAAAAACTTGTTTTGATATTTGAAAGCTGTTTAAAGGTCCTCAACTTGCAAAAAAGATTCGGGCACTAGCATCATATCGTGATTATACATTTGCTGCATATGGAAATGATATTGGTGTATTCAAGCGTGCTCATCAGGTCTGTTTTTTTTAATCAGTAACAACAGGATTGTTACCTAAGTTAAGTTTAAGTATTCATGTACATGGCTGATTTTGCATTTGCATTGGTTACTTTCGATTACTACCTATTTTCTTTTTACAATTAATTGAAGGGTTCATGGTTGTTGTAATATTCTTTACGTAAATTGACGTGAAAGAGATTGTGCTTGTGAACAGGTGGCGACCTGGAGCAGCCATAATGCCAAGGTCAAATTGTTACTTGTGTTTGGAGAACATGTTATTAGTGTTGATGTCGAAGGGAACGTTTTCATATGGGCTTTTAAAGGAATTGAAGAGAATCTTACTCCTGTTGGACATATTTTGCTAGATAGTGAATTCACTCCAAGCTGTATTATGCACCCGGACACTTATTTAAACAAGGTAATCGTTTAGTTTCAACTTGAAGACATGAGTTACTGTTCTAATTGTGTCTTTCGTGCATTCGCTGACTGATAACATGTAAACAGGTTTTGCTGGGAAGTCAGGATGGTTCACTTCAACTATGGAACATATGTACAAAAcaaaaaatatatgaatttaaaGGCTGGAAATCATCGATTGCTTGCTGCGTTTCATCACCAGCTTTAGATGTTATTGGTGTTGGTTGTGCTGATGGAAGTATTCATGTCCATAATATCAGATATGATGAAGAAGTTGTTACTTTTAGTCAATCAACTCGAGGTGCTGTCACTGCCTTATCGTTTAGAACGGGTAAGATTTCTAGATTTGTGACTGTTGAAAAATGGTTTGTTATTTTTCTCATAGTTGGATTTTAAGTTATTCATCTTGATAGTTCTTGATTTGTCTTTTATGTGGCTCTAGCTGCACCTTGGGTGTCTTTATAATTTCTTTGTAGAAGTGACAAAATGGGTTCGGGTTAAAAGAGGAAACTTGAAAACAGTGCAACTGGTCTGTTGAGTTGGGTCGACTCGTTTGTTTTGTAAGCAAAGCTATATGGAGTAGTAATTTTAAGTGACATAGTAACCGAAGTTATATGGAGTAGTAATTTTTAAGTTTAATTctcattattttatatttaattgaagATTGAATATCCAGTTATTACCTTGTGGAGAACTTTGTGTCTGAAAGTTATTATTTACTAACAAGAAAATATAAACAATCAACCAATTTTACTAAACTTTATATGATTGTGGTGCATTATCTATGTGTTTAGAAAAAATGAAAACAACCACCTCCTAATGTTGTAATTTTTAATCGCCCGAATCTTCCCAAAGACTTTCTTTAAACGGTTTAGTTCGGCTATGCCTATTTCTTTTGATTTTGGGCTGAAATTCTCAGGCCAGTTTTTGGTTTTATTATCTTTTTTTTACCCTAATGTTAAATTTGTAATTGATTGATTTTATACGTGCCAAGCAACTGAGCAAGTTCTAATTTTGACTGTATGGTCTAGATGGTCAACCACTTTTAGCATCTGGAGGATCTTCTGGTGTAATAAGCATATGGAATCTTGAAAAGAGGAGGCTTCAGTCTGTCATTAGAGACGCTCATGATAGCTCTGTTATATCTTTACATTTCTTTGCTAATGAACCAGTTCTAATGAGTACGTCAGCAGACAACTCTATTAAGGTAAATATGAAACACTACATCCTCAGTTTACTGTTGTAGTGTATATTTACCAATACCGTTTTTCCCCGTAGATGTGGATTTTTGATACAACTGATGGTGATCCCCGTTTGCTAAGGTTTCGAAGCGGGCACAGTGCACCCCCTCTTTGTATTAGGTAAATGATGTCATTATGTATatgtttttttaaatcaatatattcatGATCAAGAAATACTTTAATTTTTGTGTGCATATAAATAAGGGTATGAATGAACTAGGATACAACTTTGTTTTAGGTTCTATGCTAATGGGAGACACATTTTATCTGCTGGTCAAGATCGTGCATTCCGCCTTTTTTCTGTTATTCAGGTTTGATATCATTTTATGCTCACCATATGCTATATGCTTGTGTGTAATTATGTTAATTTTTTATGTCTACATAATGAACTAACATACACATGATTATGGATTTACACTAACATACACCATATGCAagttttttaattaattattttttattCATTTAAATCTTGTTGCAATCAGGATCAACAAAGTAGAGAGCTTTCTCAGCGTCATATAACAAAAAGAGCAAAGAAGCTCAAATTGAAGGTAGTTTTTTTTATTCATTTAAGTTTTTTAATTAATGTATTTAGTTATAGTTATATTCCAATCAGTATGTATGGAGGACATATAGTTCTGTATTAGCCTTCTAGGTAGTAACTGTTACAACTGCACGGTCTCTGATATTATTGTTTTTTATTTTCAGGAAGAAGAAATTAAATTGAAGCCAGTGATTGCATTTGATGTTGGTAAGTGCTATTGTTATAGGTTATATTAGTGCTAATATTGTCTAGGAAGTTGTTCCTTATTCCATCTTTGTAATCTTATGTTTTGGGGACAAGTTTGTGATCTGATGTTAATTTTTTTTTGTGCTAATTATAATAGCTGAAATTAGGGAACGAGATTGGTCCAACGTAGTCACTTGTCATATGGATACACCACATGCATATGTATGGAGACTACAAAATTTCGTTCTTGGTGAGCATATCCTGACCCCTAACCCAGATAATAAAGCTCCTGTTAAGGTAATAAATATTTACAACTTTTCATCTTGTTAACTCATCATCATATGAACAGCAGTTTAAATAGGCATCTTATGTATGATGACAGGCATGCACTATTAGTACGTGTGGAAACTTTGCTATATTGGGCACAGCAAATGGCTGGGTCGAAAAATTTAATCTTCAATCGGGATTGAGCAGAGGCTCTTATGTGGACATGTCTGAAAAACATATATGTGCGCATGATGGAGAAGTGGTCGGTGTTGCATGTGATTCAACAAATTCTATAATGATCAGTGCAGGATATAATGGGGATATAAAGGTATGTAGCTCAAACGTTCATGTTTTCACTATTTAAATTTTATATGTGGACGTTTTTTTAATTAGTATGTCAACTATCTTTTTTAGGTATGGAATTTTAAGGGACGCGAGCTTAAATCTAAGTGGGAAATTGGTTGCAACGTGGTGAAGATCATCTACCACCGTTCTAATGGTACATTTGCTTTATTTGTCGTCTCAtacacatatagatatagatataaatacaAACCCGTGCTCACATATTTATGATGATGCTTGTTGAATAAAATTCAGGTCTTTTGGCTACCGTAACTGATGATTTGATCATTCGTATGTTTGATGTGGTGGCACTAAAGCTGGTCCGTAAGTTTGAAGGCCATTCGGATAGAATTACAGACGTTTGTTTTAGTGAGGATGGAAAATGGCTTTTGTCATCGAGTATGGATGGGACTCTTAGGATTTGGGATGTCATTTTAGCAAGGCAGATCGATGCAATACATGTTGATGTATCGATTACTGCTTTGTCTTTGTCACCAAATATGGATGTTTTGGCAACAACTCATGTTGATCAAAATGGTGTCTACTTGTGGTAAGCTTCTTTTTCTGTTGCTTACACGTTCTTGAAAATATAagtttatcatcgttattattattttaatctatCCATTATGATTGTCTGTTATGATCAGGGTGAACCAGACAATGTTTTCTGGAGCTTCAAACATCGATGCGTATGGAAGTGGGAAGGACGTATTGAACGTTAAGTTGCCTTCCATATCTTCTGGAGACAGTTCTAAAGATAAGGATAAGGATGATTCTGATAATAAGACCGTTTTAAGCAACTTTCAGGCTGAAGCTATAATTCAGACTCCACAAATCGATCAACAAATTCCAGACTTAGTCACACTTTCTCTGCTGCCTAAGAGCCAGTGGCAAAGTTTGATCAACCTGGACATCATAAAGGTACCAATGAATCTCTATTCAATTATtcgtcatttttctaaaaaaaagaaaaaacaaagaTGTTGGAAAACACATAATAAAAATATTTGGGTTACTATTCTGCAATTTGCAGGCTCGCAATAAGCCGATTGAGCCTCCAAAAAAGCCTGAAAAGGCACCTTTCTTTTTACCTTCTATACCATCTCTTTCTGGAGAGATATTGTTCAAGCCTAGTGAACCAAGTAATGAAGAAAAGGGCATACAAGATGATCAGCGTGATAAAACTACCAAAAATACCGATCTGCCCTCATCACCTTTTGTACAATTTGTCAAGTCCTCTGTTGAGATGAAAAACTGTAAGTTCTTATATTTTAAGTTAGGGTGGTGATCCATACACCACCAAgaatttgccatacaccaccaataAATTTTTTTGGACGACTTTGCCCTTTCTTATTTTAAAATTATTAAGCACCCCTTTTAGTTTCCCTTTTATCAAGATTCATCCCAAATACTCCGTATATCTTTAAACTACCATTACCCATCCCCAATTCCCTATCACCGTATATATCCAAATTAATTATCACTATTGGCTCTGTCTTGACTCTCTACTCTTACTCACATATACAACTAAGTGATTATTTACAAGACAAAATCTTCTTATCCTCTCTTGCGCACATTCTGCCTTTGGTATTTCAAGATTTTACTTATCCTTCTTCTTCCTCGCTACTTCTTTAATCGATTAGAATAATACACATGTATTTTATGAACCCTAGATTGAAAACTATTTGTAGCCCTAAACTAATTTTAATCGATATTTATTGATACTTCTAATTGAAAGACTTATTGTATCCCTAAACTGATTCCGACGAAAATATTTAATTAGGATTTAGAGTACCGTTTGATGCTACATGAAATACCAATAATAGTTAATTGagagatttttcttcttcttttgaaAGGCTAAGCTTATTGATGTCAAAGTGGTACAAATACCATCTGAACCCAGAAGTAATGGGAATATAAGTTAGAAATGGGAGACATAAAGTAATAAAAGGGAATAACAGATGACATATACTCCGTAGTTTACTCGATCTATATAAATGGTTGAAGTATTAAAAAAAAGGTGAATTATAAAGAAAATGATTGTAAGGGTAAAATGGTCACAATATATATTTTGGTGGTGTATGACTAAATTTTGGTGGTGTAAGGATCACCATCCTTTAAGTTATGGTTATACTGTTAAGCGGGCTCAATGTCGGTTCAGAATGCTGATGTTAAGCCTTCCTTATTTTTTAGTATATTGTAATTGTAATGTCCGATTTTGCAGTTGAGGCGTTGACAGATTATCTAAAGAGTTTATCTCCATCAACATTAGATGTGGAACTAAGAATGCTTCAGATCATTGATGATGATGACGAGCAAGAACCTGAAAACAGACCAGAGCTGCTTATCATTGAACTTCTACTCGATTATTTCTTACACGAAATCTCATTTAGAAATAACTTTGAGTTCATTCAAGCTCTAATTCGATTGTTTTTGAAGGTTTCCACTAATTCAATCTCTTATCTTTTGTTACATATTTCAAATTGCAgattttttaaaattatatttcttaaCTTCTGTGTGTGTGGATTTCGAGTTAATCCATTAACATTAATGCCGGTGTTTGTTCTTGTCAGATACATGGTGAAACTATTAGAAGACAATCTAATTTACAAGCCAAGGCACATAAGCTTTTAGAAGCTCAATCTGGTGTTTGGCAAAAGTTGGATGGATTGTTTCAGAGCACAAGATGCATGGTATCCTTTCTTAGTAACTCGCAGTTTTGACCTTGTTTACGCACGTCAGTTTTGACAAAATTTACTTCAGAGATCAGTAAAGTAATGATGAATCAAGCCAATGAACAAGTATAAGTTAGTTTGGAGAGTATACAAGAACATATAGCCTTGACGCTTTTCATGGAAAGCAGAAAAATATGCAAAATAGTCTTTTTTTAtgtatcgttttttttttttttttttttttttttttattattttatttttttttttttttttttttttgtgtgtgtgtgcaaTTAAGTTGACAAATTGATGATTCACATTTTCGTATCTTTTATTTTCCGGGGCAAGTAGAAGTTCCCACCCGAGGCAACTTTGGTGTCAAGTAAACGTTGTATTAAGTCATGCCAAAGTGTTAGATTACACTACAGTTTTCGTCTACTTGGCATTCTTCATTGAGATTATTTTAGAAATTCCTAAAATCCTTAGCGAAAAGATCTCTCGAAATGATACTTAGCTGTGTTACCTTGTTATTCTTCATTGAAAGAATGTCCAAAAATCCCTTAACGAAAAGATCTCTTGACGCGCTATCAAGCTACGATCTTCTATCAATCAAGAAATCGAGAACAAGAACGTACATTTATACCTGACACTTGAATATTTGTTACACTTTTACAATCATTTTATACTCTATCCGTCTACTTAATAGTCATCAGACAAAgaatacacagtttaagaaatgtcattatcatTTTGTAATTTTCAGTTCATTTTTCTGTTTTATCCTTTACTTTTTACttacttttttttacatatataaaacaagGATATAAAATAACTTTACAAGTGGACTATTAAACTGGAACATCCCAAAGAAGGAAAACAAACCTATTAAATTGTGATGGAAAGAATATTTGATCTTATGTCATAAGGTTGTATAGAACTAGAACCATCCCATGTCACCATCTCATCTTTTAATTACTCATAACATACATGTGAAATTGTGTTTTGCCTTCCAGTTTATATTCTTTTCGCATGAATACATATTAATGAATTGTTACCGAATTTTGAGTGTTAAAAGTGCATTTTAGAGTTTTTATGAAAAGAAAATAACACCCAACTCATTAGACCATTTCTAATGGTGCCCGTGATATTATGAGCATTTTATGCAATTTTATGTCAAAAAGTGCAATCTACATGTGACTAGGCAATGTCAGTTTCTCTGATATTTTTTAACCGTTGTGTTAATTTTTCGTGTCAAATATTAAGTAgagtgatgtggtaaaatctgattgaaaTTTGGGTaggaaaaaaaattaattataaaatatatatatttattagattaGATCAGAGTAATCGGATTGAAAGAGGAAGtgacaaattttattttattatattatattttattttattgaaAGAGGAAGTGACAAATTTTTATTCGATAACTCGTCCTGTTTCTAAACATTTTGTTGCTGAAGAACGATTTGTATGGATTGAGATTGTCGGTCTTCCTTTAACTGCGTGGGGATCCAATGCTTATAAAAAGGTTGCTGGCCTTTTCGGGAAGTTCCTTTTCTTTGAAAAAGGCACAGACTCGCCTATGAGCGTTGGAAGAGTTTGTGTTGCCACAAAGTATAAAACCTTCATTAATGAAAGAGTAAACACTAAGGCTCATGGTAAGTGGTTCGAGGCGTACGTGCATGAACTAGGGGGATGGAATGTTGCCATCGACAAGACGGATATTAACATAGAAAAAGAGGGCAACAGTGATGCAGAATCTCTTACTTCTGAAGCTGTTGAGGaggaattgtagtgacccgaacttttccatatttatatatattatttgagattgatatttacataattaaatgtttccaacatgttaagcaatcaaacttgttaagacttgattaattgaaatatgtttcatatagacaattgaccacccaagttgatcggtgattcacgaacgttaaaacttgtaaaaactatatgatgacatataaatggatatatatatagttaacatgatactatgataagaaaacatatcataaagtatattaacaatgaactacatatgtaaaaacaagactactaacttaatgatttttaaacgagacatatatgtaacgattatcgttgtaaagacatttaatgtatatatatcatattaagagatattcatacatgataatatcatgataaaataataatttaaaatctcatttgatattataaacattgggttaacaatatttaacaagatcgttaacctaaaggtttcaaaacaacacttacatgtaacgactaacgatgacttaacgactcagttaaaatgtatatacatgtagtgttttaatatgtatttatacacttttgaaagacttcaatacacttatcaaaatacttctacttaacaaaaatgcttacaattacatcctcgttcagtttcatcaacaattctactcgtatgcacccgtattcgtactcgtacaatacacagcttttagatgtatgtactattggtatatacactccaatgatcagctcttagcagcccatgtgagtcacctaacacatgtgggaaccatcatttggcaactagcatgaaatatctcataaaattacaaaaatatgagtaatcattcatgacttatttacatgaaaacaaaattacatatcctttatatctaatccatacaccaacgaccaaaaacacctacaaacactttcattcttcaattttcttcatctaattgatctctctcaagttctatcttcaagttctaagtgttcttcataaattccaaaagttctagtttcataaaatcaagaatactttcaagtttgctagctcacttccaatcttgtaaggtgatcatccaacctcaagaaatctttgtttcttacagtagtttatcattctaatacaaggtaataatcatattcaaactttggttcaatttctataactataacaatcttatttca comes from Rutidosis leptorrhynchoides isolate AG116_Rl617_1_P2 chromosome 4, CSIRO_AGI_Rlap_v1, whole genome shotgun sequence and encodes:
- the LOC139843336 gene encoding uncharacterized protein codes for the protein MGIFEPFRAIGYITNNVPFSVQRMGTETFVTVSVGKSWQIYNCAKLSLVLVGPQLAKKIRALASYRDYTFAAYGNDIGVFKRAHQVATWSSHNAKVKLLLVFGEHVISVDVEGNVFIWAFKGIEENLTPVGHILLDSEFTPSCIMHPDTYLNKVLLGSQDGSLQLWNICTKQKIYEFKGWKSSIACCVSSPALDVIGVGCADGSIHVHNIRYDEEVVTFSQSTRGAVTALSFRTDGQPLLASGGSSGVISIWNLEKRRLQSVIRDAHDSSVISLHFFANEPVLMSTSADNSIKMWIFDTTDGDPRLLRFRSGHSAPPLCIRFYANGRHILSAGQDRAFRLFSVIQDQQSRELSQRHITKRAKKLKLKEEEIKLKPVIAFDVAEIRERDWSNVVTCHMDTPHAYVWRLQNFVLGEHILTPNPDNKAPVKACTISTCGNFAILGTANGWVEKFNLQSGLSRGSYVDMSEKHICAHDGEVVGVACDSTNSIMISAGYNGDIKVWNFKGRELKSKWEIGCNVVKIIYHRSNGLLATVTDDLIIRMFDVVALKLVRKFEGHSDRITDVCFSEDGKWLLSSSMDGTLRIWDVILARQIDAIHVDVSITALSLSPNMDVLATTHVDQNGVYLWVNQTMFSGASNIDAYGSGKDVLNVKLPSISSGDSSKDKDKDDSDNKTVLSNFQAEAIIQTPQIDQQIPDLVTLSLLPKSQWQSLINLDIIKARNKPIEPPKKPEKAPFFLPSIPSLSGEILFKPSEPSNEEKGIQDDQRDKTTKNTDLPSSPFVQFVKSSVEMKNFEALTDYLKSLSPSTLDVELRMLQIIDDDDEQEPENRPELLIIELLLDYFLHEISFRNNFEFIQALIRLFLKIHGETIRRQSNLQAKAHKLLEAQSGVWQKLDGLFQSTRCMVSFLSNSQF